From Streptomyces sp. 6-11-2, one genomic window encodes:
- a CDS encoding flavin reductase family protein, with protein sequence MPSPETDVQTATITSVPVARFRAAMGAAATGVTVVATDGPSGRFAQTVSAMCSVSEDPPSLLVCVNQRSPMNEAIQAHGSFAVSVLGRQHDHVADTFAGRPWPGKEKWDFTCGEWARTVSGAPRIADAVASFDCELHTVLTVGTHHVYVGVIRDVTVSGGTPLVYSGRRYAQPETFPPSTFPDFPGSGPVHHQQRRTTR encoded by the coding sequence GTGCCAAGCCCCGAGACAGATGTGCAGACGGCCACGATCACGTCGGTCCCGGTGGCCCGTTTCCGGGCCGCCATGGGTGCCGCGGCCACCGGTGTCACCGTGGTCGCCACGGACGGCCCGTCGGGCCGGTTCGCGCAGACGGTGAGCGCGATGTGTTCGGTGTCCGAGGACCCCCCGAGTCTCCTGGTCTGCGTCAACCAGCGAAGCCCCATGAACGAGGCGATCCAGGCCCACGGGTCGTTCGCGGTCAGCGTCCTGGGCCGGCAGCACGACCACGTTGCGGACACGTTCGCCGGCCGCCCCTGGCCGGGCAAGGAGAAGTGGGACTTCACCTGCGGCGAGTGGGCGCGAACGGTGTCGGGCGCGCCGCGGATCGCGGACGCCGTCGCGTCCTTCGACTGCGAGCTGCACACCGTACTCACCGTCGGCACCCACCACGTCTACGTCGGTGTGATCCGCGACGTCACCGTCTCCGGCGGTACCCCGCTCGTCTACAGCGGCCGGCGGTACGCGCAGCCCGAGACCTTCCCGCCGTCGACGTTCCCGGACTTCCCCGGCTCCGGTCCGGTCCACCACCAGCAGCGAAGGACGACACGATGA
- a CDS encoding M20 family metallopeptidase has translation MSNRDLELLLQTLAIDSTWGRERELAEFIADQLRQWGADEVRLVESMPGRPSVGARIKGTGGGRSLILNGHLDTYEVSGDWDTDPFAPYVADGRIHGSGIADMKAATTASLAVMRRVLESGTRPRGDLVFQGVSCHFEGGVGTRSLIDAGFTADAAVCGEPTDNTIGAVHRGAAYLEITTYGKQAHTAGKHLGLNAIETMEPILAALRELEGTLPYEPHPELPGGPILNIGTIQGGTKHNQVPDRCTISLDLRLLPSQDPYAVRQQVIAMIDKLSADDPRIRATVEFSPHWLSGPRLPYEIDTGAPIARTVADAVRTTGGDPVFRGIQFWTDMVPLKQAGIDSVNIGPGTPPYNWANEWVETSKYLEIVEIYAAAAHAWCS, from the coding sequence ATGTCGAACCGCGACCTCGAACTTCTCCTGCAGACGCTGGCCATCGATTCCACCTGGGGCCGGGAGCGGGAACTCGCAGAGTTCATCGCCGACCAGCTCCGGCAGTGGGGGGCGGACGAGGTGCGCCTCGTGGAGTCGATGCCGGGCCGGCCCAGCGTCGGGGCCCGGATCAAGGGAACGGGCGGCGGCAGGTCGCTGATCCTCAACGGCCACCTGGACACCTACGAGGTCTCCGGGGACTGGGACACCGACCCGTTCGCCCCCTACGTCGCCGACGGCAGGATCCACGGTTCCGGAATCGCCGACATGAAGGCCGCCACCACGGCTTCGCTCGCGGTGATGCGCCGGGTCCTGGAATCGGGCACCCGCCCCCGCGGCGACCTCGTCTTCCAGGGCGTGTCCTGCCACTTCGAAGGCGGGGTCGGCACACGTTCCCTGATCGACGCCGGCTTCACCGCCGACGCGGCCGTCTGCGGCGAACCGACGGACAACACCATCGGCGCGGTGCACCGCGGCGCGGCCTATCTGGAGATCACGACCTACGGCAAGCAGGCCCACACCGCGGGCAAGCACCTGGGACTCAACGCGATCGAGACGATGGAGCCGATCCTGGCCGCCCTGCGCGAGTTGGAGGGCACCCTGCCCTACGAGCCCCACCCGGAGCTTCCCGGCGGTCCGATCCTCAACATCGGCACCATTCAGGGCGGCACCAAGCACAACCAGGTCCCCGACCGCTGCACGATCTCGCTGGACCTGCGGCTGCTGCCGTCCCAGGACCCCTACGCGGTCCGGCAGCAGGTCATCGCCATGATCGACAAGCTGAGCGCCGACGACCCCCGGATCAGGGCGACGGTCGAGTTCAGCCCCCACTGGCTCAGCGGCCCGCGCCTGCCGTACGAGATCGACACCGGGGCGCCCATCGCCCGCACCGTGGCCGACGCGGTGCGCACCACCGGCGGGGACCCGGTGTTCCGCGGCATCCAGTTCTGGACCGACATGGTCCCCCTCAAGCAGGCCGGTATCGACTCGGTCAACATCGGCCCGGGCACGCCCCCTTACAACTGGGCGAACGAATGGGTCGAGACGAGCAAGTACCTCGAGATCGTCGAGATCTACGCGGCCGCCGCCCACGCGTGGTGCTCCTGA
- a CDS encoding DUF1028 domain-containing protein — protein MTFSLVARDETTGAFGVVVTSSSPAVAARCAHVRVGVGAAASQNVTNPALGPRLLRLLAEGVDPKHAVAAAVASDEYSGYRQLTVVDAKGRTAAFSGEGTLGTHRAVEGSGVVAAGNLLSDPGVVDAMLAAYERAAGAEFEERLLAGLLAGRDAGGEEGPEHSAGLVVVHEVSWPVTDLRVDWADDDPMGELEQLWRRWAKEKHDYLSRALHPAEAPSYGVPGDL, from the coding sequence ATGACGTTTTCCCTGGTCGCCCGTGACGAGACCACCGGCGCGTTCGGCGTCGTCGTCACCTCTTCGAGTCCCGCGGTCGCCGCGCGGTGCGCTCACGTACGCGTCGGCGTCGGAGCCGCCGCGTCGCAGAACGTCACCAACCCGGCGCTCGGGCCGCGTCTGCTGAGGCTGCTGGCGGAGGGCGTGGACCCGAAGCACGCGGTCGCGGCCGCCGTCGCCTCGGACGAGTACAGCGGCTACCGGCAGTTGACGGTGGTGGACGCGAAGGGGCGGACCGCCGCCTTCTCCGGCGAGGGCACGCTGGGCACCCACCGGGCCGTCGAAGGCAGCGGTGTGGTCGCTGCCGGCAACCTGCTCTCGGACCCCGGCGTGGTGGACGCCATGCTGGCCGCCTACGAGCGGGCCGCGGGCGCCGAGTTCGAGGAGCGGCTGCTGGCCGGCCTGCTCGCCGGCCGGGACGCCGGAGGGGAGGAGGGGCCGGAGCACTCGGCGGGCCTCGTCGTCGTGCACGAGGTGAGCTGGCCGGTCACCGACCTGCGGGTGGACTGGGCGGACGACGACCCGATGGGCGAGCTGGAGCAGCTGTGGCGGCGGTGGGCGAAGGAGAAGCACGACTACCTGTCGCGTGCGCTGCACCCCGCCGAGGCACCGAGCTACGGCGTGCCGGGTGACCTGTGA
- a CDS encoding LysR family transcriptional regulator, with protein MHEISFRQLEYFVAAAETGSVTAAAAKVHLTQSAVSTSLAELEENLGVQLFLRHARGLKLTAPGRQALADARRLLSGVDELRDSARSVTSSLSGSLVVGCYSTLAAVLLPRVIADFVAKYPDVDLRFIEGSDQYLVGQLRGVSCDIALMYEADEFKLAKDLRMTALYAAEPYVLLPARHPLAARDEVGVADLATEPMILFDLPPGATYFLSLFKDEGLTPDVRYRATNFEMVRSLVAHGLGYSVLTQRPGIPISYDGLEIVTRPLAPRPPGLNVGIVRLADLAPSRRAVAFAEQCAGTLGGTIDSFDG; from the coding sequence ATGCACGAGATCAGTTTTCGACAGCTCGAGTACTTCGTCGCCGCCGCCGAGACGGGCAGCGTCACCGCCGCCGCCGCGAAGGTGCACCTGACCCAGTCGGCGGTCTCCACCTCGCTGGCCGAGCTGGAGGAGAACCTCGGCGTGCAGCTGTTCCTCCGGCACGCCCGCGGACTGAAACTGACCGCCCCGGGACGGCAGGCCCTGGCGGACGCACGGCGGCTGCTGTCCGGCGTGGACGAACTGCGCGACTCGGCACGCTCGGTGACCTCGTCGCTGTCGGGCAGCCTGGTCGTGGGCTGCTACAGCACGCTGGCAGCGGTGCTGCTGCCCCGCGTCATCGCCGACTTCGTCGCGAAGTACCCGGACGTGGACCTGCGCTTCATCGAGGGCTCCGACCAGTACCTCGTGGGCCAACTGCGCGGTGTCAGCTGCGACATCGCCCTGATGTACGAGGCGGACGAGTTCAAGCTGGCGAAGGACCTGCGGATGACGGCGCTGTACGCCGCCGAGCCCTACGTCCTGCTACCGGCCCGCCACCCCCTGGCGGCCCGGGACGAGGTCGGCGTGGCGGACCTGGCCACCGAACCGATGATCCTGTTCGACCTCCCGCCGGGCGCCACCTACTTCCTGTCCCTGTTCAAGGACGAGGGCCTGACGCCGGACGTGCGCTACCGGGCGACCAACTTCGAGATGGTCCGCTCGCTGGTCGCCCACGGCCTCGGCTACTCGGTGCTGACCCAGCGCCCGGGCATCCCGATCAGCTACGACGGCCTGGAGATCGTCACCAGGCCGCTGGCCCCGCGACCGCCCGGACTGAACGTCGGCATCGTGCGCCTCGCCGATCTCGCGCCCAGCCGCCGCGCCGTCGCGTTCGCCGAGCAATGCGCCGGGACGCTGGGCGGAACCATCGATTCCTTCGATGGTTGA
- a CDS encoding amino acid permease, translating to MATTSDRPVSTVPHEEAPAPGGGLKRSLKNRHLTMIALGGIIGAGLFVGSGAVINQTGPAAVLSYAVSGVLMIFVMRAIGEMAVLRPSAGSVANFARHGLGNWAGFTIGWLYWYFWVVVAAIEAVAGAGILGGYLPSVPTWALCLGLMLVMTAINLLSVKAYGESEFWLASVKIAAIIFFACVAVVFLFGGTGRPSPGLSHLFGSGGFFPLGVTAAVIGSVTVLFSMGGAEIATIAAAESEKPAEYAAKATKQVMYRVFTFYVLSVLLIVCIVPWNFSFSGKIIKSPFAVALDTAGVPYTSVMMQVVVLTAVLSSLNSCLYITSRMLLTLAEQGEAPKFLAKVNSRGVPVRAILAGTSMGYLAVVANYFFPEQIFIFLINSSGAIQLIYYIVLVAAQIRQRSRIEREGGEPIRLKMWLFPYLSYVTIAWMAGVLAVMVVMPETRPQVGLSFLSLAVVLAAYGYRVRAQRRAAQAV from the coding sequence GTGGCAACGACCAGTGATCGACCCGTTTCGACCGTTCCCCACGAAGAGGCCCCCGCCCCCGGCGGCGGACTCAAGAGATCCCTGAAGAACCGGCACCTGACGATGATCGCGCTCGGCGGCATCATCGGCGCCGGGCTCTTCGTCGGCTCCGGTGCGGTGATCAACCAGACCGGTCCCGCGGCAGTGCTGAGCTACGCCGTCAGCGGCGTACTGATGATCTTCGTCATGCGGGCCATCGGCGAGATGGCCGTACTGCGGCCGTCCGCGGGCTCGGTGGCCAACTTCGCCCGGCACGGGCTCGGCAACTGGGCCGGGTTCACCATCGGCTGGCTCTACTGGTACTTCTGGGTCGTCGTGGCGGCCATCGAGGCCGTCGCCGGGGCCGGCATCCTGGGCGGCTATCTGCCCTCGGTGCCCACCTGGGCCCTGTGTCTCGGCCTGATGCTGGTGATGACCGCCATCAACCTGCTGTCGGTGAAGGCCTACGGCGAGTCGGAGTTCTGGCTCGCCTCCGTGAAGATCGCCGCGATCATCTTCTTCGCCTGTGTCGCGGTGGTCTTCCTGTTCGGCGGCACCGGCAGGCCCAGCCCGGGCCTGAGCCACCTCTTCGGCTCGGGCGGTTTCTTCCCGCTGGGTGTCACGGCCGCGGTGATCGGCAGCGTGACGGTGCTGTTCTCCATGGGCGGCGCGGAGATCGCCACGATCGCGGCCGCCGAGTCCGAGAAGCCCGCCGAGTACGCCGCCAAGGCGACGAAGCAGGTGATGTACCGGGTCTTCACCTTCTATGTGCTGTCGGTGCTGCTGATCGTGTGCATCGTGCCGTGGAACTTCTCGTTCTCCGGCAAGATCATCAAGAGCCCGTTCGCGGTCGCCCTGGACACCGCGGGCGTTCCCTACACCTCGGTCATGATGCAGGTGGTCGTGCTGACCGCGGTGCTCAGCTCGCTCAACTCCTGCTTGTACATCACCTCGCGCATGCTGCTCACCCTGGCCGAGCAGGGGGAGGCACCGAAGTTCCTCGCCAAGGTCAACTCCCGCGGCGTGCCGGTCCGGGCGATCCTCGCCGGGACGTCGATGGGCTACCTCGCCGTGGTCGCCAACTACTTCTTCCCCGAACAGATCTTCATCTTCCTCATCAACTCCTCCGGCGCCATCCAGCTCATCTACTACATCGTGCTGGTGGCGGCGCAGATCCGGCAGCGCAGCCGGATCGAGCGCGAGGGCGGCGAGCCGATCAGGCTGAAGATGTGGCTCTTCCCGTACCTGTCCTACGTGACCATCGCGTGGATGGCCGGAGTGCTCGCCGTCATGGTCGTCATGCCGGAGACACGGCCGCAGGTGGGATTGAGCTTCCTCAGCCTGGCCGTGGTGCTGGCCGCCTACGGGTACCGGGTCCGTGCCCAGCGGCGGGCGGCGCAGGCTGTCTGA
- a CDS encoding 4-hydroxyphenylacetate 3-hydroxylase family protein, protein MIRTGDEYRESIRDGRQVWVDGEKVDDVTRHPMFKPIVDVRARIHDLAHEEATQARMTYQDAGTGELNAIANKLPRTRQDWHDKRAAVELVQRAAGGVATRVGDETIGEMWSLYDGQDVLNEVDPRFSENIRRHIARAVTADPFHVSANTDPKGDRSKAPKDQDPDMLLHVVRETDNGIVVRGAKYETAAAYANQAFTKPTIANWGNDAMSDYAVGFMLDMGAPGLKFVCRNGFAGRAPASDYPLANRVDEVESLVIFDDVEIPWEDVLFYQHTRAASFIRATLHRYSAFPFVQRTLHLADLMIGAALWNVKQTGLEKQPAVQEKLAQLACYRESVNAHLTAAIAMAEPSPGGLLMPNQSLLYTGRVVALSQLPVMMHTARELCGGQICITPDAATFADPEVAPWLEKYYTVNENWVAEDRRRLLAFARDLLNSDYAGHRLTFQLFAQSPPFAQLGAVYRNFDFNGPLDLVKAAAELSDKVDASR, encoded by the coding sequence ATGATCCGTACAGGCGACGAGTACCGCGAGTCCATCAGGGACGGCCGGCAGGTCTGGGTGGACGGGGAGAAGGTCGACGACGTCACCCGGCACCCGATGTTCAAGCCGATCGTCGACGTCCGGGCCCGGATCCACGATCTGGCGCACGAAGAGGCGACCCAGGCCCGGATGACCTACCAGGACGCCGGGACCGGTGAACTCAACGCGATCGCGAACAAGCTGCCCCGCACCCGGCAGGACTGGCACGACAAGCGGGCCGCGGTCGAACTGGTGCAGCGGGCCGCGGGCGGGGTCGCCACCCGTGTCGGCGACGAGACCATCGGCGAGATGTGGTCCCTCTACGACGGCCAGGACGTGCTCAACGAGGTCGACCCGCGCTTCTCCGAGAACATCCGGCGGCACATCGCCCGGGCCGTCACCGCGGACCCGTTCCACGTCTCGGCCAACACCGACCCCAAGGGCGACCGGTCCAAGGCACCCAAGGACCAGGACCCGGACATGCTGCTGCACGTCGTGCGGGAGACCGACAACGGGATCGTGGTCCGCGGCGCCAAGTACGAGACCGCCGCGGCCTACGCCAACCAGGCCTTCACCAAGCCGACGATCGCCAACTGGGGCAACGACGCGATGTCCGACTACGCGGTCGGGTTCATGCTGGACATGGGCGCGCCGGGCCTGAAGTTCGTCTGCCGCAACGGTTTCGCCGGCCGCGCCCCGGCGAGCGACTACCCGCTGGCGAACCGGGTCGACGAGGTCGAGTCGCTGGTGATCTTCGACGACGTCGAGATCCCGTGGGAGGACGTGCTGTTCTACCAGCACACCCGCGCCGCCTCCTTCATCCGCGCCACGCTGCACCGGTACAGCGCCTTCCCGTTCGTGCAGCGCACCCTGCACCTGGCGGACCTGATGATCGGCGCCGCCCTGTGGAACGTGAAGCAGACCGGGCTGGAGAAGCAGCCCGCCGTACAGGAGAAGCTGGCCCAGCTGGCCTGCTACCGGGAGAGTGTCAACGCGCACCTGACGGCCGCCATCGCGATGGCCGAGCCGAGCCCGGGCGGCCTGCTGATGCCGAACCAGTCGCTGCTCTACACCGGCCGCGTGGTCGCGCTGTCCCAGCTCCCGGTCATGATGCACACCGCCCGCGAGCTGTGCGGCGGCCAGATCTGCATCACCCCGGACGCGGCGACGTTCGCGGACCCCGAAGTCGCCCCGTGGCTGGAGAAGTACTACACGGTCAACGAGAACTGGGTGGCCGAGGACCGGCGCCGGCTGTTGGCCTTCGCCCGTGACCTGCTCAACAGCGACTACGCCGGGCACCGGTTGACGTTCCAGCTGTTCGCCCAGTCCCCGCCGTTCGCCCAACTCGGCGCGGTGTACCGCAACTTCGACTTCAACGGCCCGCTGGACCTGGTCAAGGCGGCGGCCGAGCTGTCCGACAAGGTCGACGCGTCGCGCTGA